The region CGCTCGTATCGGACCCTCCCCTGCCCAGTGTAGTCAGGTTGCCCTCTTCATCAACCCCCTGGAACCCGGCAACGACAACCACCTTTCCATCATGGAGGTTCTTATGAATTTTTTCAGAATCGATTCGTTTGATCCTTGCCCTGGAATGAGCGCTGTCCGTTACAATTTTAACCTGTGACGCCGTATAGGATACGGCCTTGCATTCCATATCATGAAGCGCCATGGCAAGAAGGGCGATGGTAACCTGTTCACCTGTCGACACAAGTACGTCATACTCTCTCTCTACAGGTCTTTCGGCAATTTCACGGGCCATGGAAACAAGCTTGTTCGTTTCACCCGACATGGCGGAAACAACGACAATAACGTCATTGCCCTTTTCCCTTTCACAGATTACCCTTTTGGCAACATTCCTGATTTTTTCAACAGTGCCGACGGAGGTTCCGCCAAATTTCTGAACGACTAGAGCCATAATTTTTTCCTTCTGCCAGAGTTCGTTAGCCAAGAGCGCCGAATGAGTAAAAGCGCCCGGCCTGATTAACTTATTCAAAAAATCCTGACTTTACCTGTTATTTATGCAGGCATTTTTTGAAAACTTGGGCAGGCCCATGACTTGCGCTATTTGCGCGCCCTGAACTTACACACTCTGGTTTTATATAATTCTTCTTCCCGCTTTATGAATAGCCATGCCATGCGTATCCTCCCAGGCTTCCTGAACCGCTTCGGCCAGGGTGGGATGAGCATGTATGGTATTTGAAATATCCTTAACGGTGCAACCCATCTGCATGGCAAGAGCCGCCTCGGCAATAAGGTCGGAGGCATGAGAACCCATAATATGTACGCCAAGAACGGTATCATCCTCTTTTGAAACCAGTACCTTTACAAAACCATCCTCTTCTCTCATGGCAACGGCCTTGCCGTTGGCCAGATAAGGGAATCTACCCGCATAATAAGGGATACCCTCTCTTTTTAATGATTCTTCTCCTTTGCCAACAGAGGCAATCTCGGGGTGTACATAGACCGCCCAGGGGATGGCGCTGTAATCCATAAGGGCATCCTTACCCATGGCATTGGAAAGGGCCACCTTTCCCTCCTGTGCCGCTACATGAGCCAGAGCCATCTTGCCCGTTACATCGCCAATGGCATAAATGCCGGGGACAGAGGTTTCCATCTTTTCATTCACCCTGATAGCATTACCCTCCATCTCCACCTTCAACTCTTCAAGGTTAAGTCCGAAACTGTTGAGACGCCTCCCCACTGCCATTAATACCTTATCTGCCGAAACCTCTTCATCGTCATCAATTACAAGGGCAACACTATTTCCCTTGATCCCGGCAGAGGAAAGGGCCTTTCCCGTAATAATCCGCATGCCGCGCTCTTCGAAACGCTTCTTAATGAGTCTCGATATTTCCCTTTCGCAATAAGGCAAAAGCCTGTCCATGACCTCTACAATAGTTACGTGCGTACCCAGTCTTGCAAAGATATTGGCAAATTCACAACCGATGGGCCCACCACC is a window of Deltaproteobacteria bacterium DNA encoding:
- a CDS encoding FAD-dependent oxidoreductase: GGGPIGCEFANIFARLGTHVTIVEVMDRLLPYCEREISRLIKKRFEERGMRIITGKALSSAGIKGNSVALVIDDDEEVSADKVLMAVGRRLNSFGLNLEELKVEMEGNAIRVNEKMETSVPGIYAIGDVTGKMALAHVAAQEGKVALSNAMGKDALMDYSAIPWAVYVHPEIASVGKGEESLKREGIPYYAGRFPYLANGKAVAMREEDGFVKVLVSKEDDTVLGVHIMGSHASDLIAEAALAMQMGCTVKDISNTIHAHPTLAEAVQEAWEDTHGMAIHKAGRRII